From the genome of candidate division WOR-3 bacterium:
GAAGTTGACAAAAAAGAATTAAGGGTTGCTCTTTTTGTTTTTTTGATGTTTGTTATTCTGGTAATCAACCATTCCCTTATTGAACATTTATTAAAAGTAGAAGAAAGAACAATGTTATTAGGGGCGGGACTTTTAATTGTTGGTTTTATTGTCTTTTACGAAAGAGAGTATTCTCGCTTTTTTGTGGAAAGGGGACCGGATTGGTGGACAATCCTCTATTTTATGTTTCTCTTTGCTAATGCTGCCTGTTTAGAATATACCGGTGTAACTCATAAATTAGCCTATCTTTTAAGTGAAGGTGCCAAAAGATTTCCCTTTTTTAGAGAAGATTTAAAGGAGACCTTCGGTGCTTTGACAATGCTTTTGTGGGGAAGTGGTATATTATCGGGGTTTGTTGATAATTTACCAATTGTTGCTGCCTTGGTTCCGGTAGTAAAGGATTTAACTTTAAAAGGTATTCCCTTGGCAAATCAACTATACTGGTCCTTATTAATTGGGGGTTGTTTCGGTGGCAATTTGACGATGATTGGTTCAACCGCCAATTTGGTAGCGATTGGTATTTATGAGCGAAGTTTTAGAAAATCTTTTCGTTTCTCCGATTGGTTAAAAGCGGGAATTATCGTTACTTTTTTAACTCTCTTGTTTGCAAATTTTCTATTTTTGATTAGAATAATAAAATAAATGGGTAATGTTATTTTAGTGGTAGATAAAAAAGAAGACATCTATTTTAAAATTTTAAATTATTTAAAGGAAAGCAAGAAAAAAATAATTCTTTTAGGTTTTCCAAAAAATCAAGAAGAAGAAAGAGAGCATTGGCATTTTTTATTTTCCTTATGTGAAAAGTTAGAATGCGAAAAAGTTCCCTTTTCGGTTGGTATGGAAAAAGGTTCATTATTTAATATTTTGGAATTGGCAAAAACTATTTCTGCCGAGTTAATTATTCTGCCCAAAAGAAAATTTCTACTTTTGGGTGAGGAATATGAGGATTTTTTAAAAGAATTAGAAATACCAATTTTAATTTATTAAGATTATGAGAAAAGAAGAGTACATTGATTGGGCATTTAAATATAGTGCGAAAAATTATTATCCTTTGCCAGTAGTTCTGTCTTACGGCGAAGGTGTTTATGTCTATGATGTTGAAGGAAAGAAATATTTGGATATGCTCTCTTCTTATTCCGCATTAAACCAAGGTCATCGCCACCCCAAAATTATCCAAGCCTTAAAAGAACAGGCCGACAAACTCACTTTAACTTCGCGGGCTTTTCATAATGATAAATTTCCACTTTTTTGTAAATATCTTTGTGAAATCACCAAAAAAGATAAAGTTCTTTTAATGAATACTGGTGCCGAAGCCGTTGAGACAGCAATTAAAGCAGCAAGAAAATGGGGATATTTAAAAAAGAAAGTAAAGGAAAATCAAGCCGAGATTATTGTTTGCGAAAATAATTTCCATGGCCGAACAACCACAATTATTAGTTTTTCGACTGAAGAACAATATAAATTTGGTTTTGGTCCTTTTACTCCTGGTTTTAAAATTATTCCTTACGATGATTTAGAAAGTTTAGAAAAAGCGATAAATGAAAATACCGTTGGCTTTTTGATAGAACCTATCCAAGGAGAGGGTGGAGTGATTGTGCCAAAAGATGGCTATCTAAGGAAAGCGAAAGAAATCTGCCAAAAGAATAATATCTTACTTATTTTAGACGAAATCCAAACTGGATTAGGAAGAACTGGAAAACTTTTCTGTTATCAATATGAAGATGCTGAACCGGATATCTTGATTTTAGGAAAAGCCTTGGGTGGCGGTGTTTATCCAGTTTCGGCAATCTGTGCGAATGAGAATATTATGGATGTTTTTACTCCTGGTGACCACGGTTCAACTTTTGGCGGTAATCCTTTGGCTTGTGCAGTGGGAATTGCTTCTTTAAAAGTAATAATTGAAGAAAATTTACCCGAAAATGCAAAAATAATGGGCGAATATTTTATCAACAGATTAAAAGAGATAAAATCACCAATTATAAAAGAAATTAGAGGCAAAGGTTTATTAATTGGCGTTGAATTAAAAGAAAAGGCAAGACCTTATTGTGAAAAATTAATGGAAAAAGGGATTTTAGCAAAGGATACCAGAGAAGATGTAATAAGATTTGCGCCACCCTTGATTATCAAAAAAGAGGAGATTGATTGGGCAATAGAGAGAATAAAAGAGGTATTCCAGTAAAAATCTTTAATTATTGACTTTTCAAAATTTTTTCTTTAATATTTTTCACAATGGGAGTAAAAGGGATGCCGCCCTTCCGCAAGTCCATCGTTCTGTTGTTGTTCCTACCCACCGTAGAAACACACACCTCCTGCTTGCGAAGGGCGGCAGTTTAATTTTTGACATATCCCTATTTTTCAATTATATTATATATACTTTATGATATTCTATAAGAATTTACAAAGGAGGAACTATGTTTAAAAAAATTTTTTTCCTATTTTTAGTCAGTTTTTTGTTATCTTTCGCAAATATTATCTTACCGGAATTAAGAGAAATTTTAAAAAATGCTTCACCTGATACTTTTATTTCGATAATCATTAGAACCAAACAGCAGGCTGATTTATCTTTAATGGAGAAAGTTTCTTATGATGAAAAGATTGCTTATCTAAGATACGTTGCTCAACTCGCTCAAAAACCAATTTTAGAATTTTTAGAAAAATATCCTAATGAAGTAAAGGATATAAAATGTTTTTCTTTGGTTTCGGATATTGCTTTGAAAGCTAAGCCAAACATAATTTATCGATTGGCAAAAAGAGATGATATATTATTTATTATTGATGATTTTGAAAATTATATAATAAAACCTGTAAAGAAAACAAGTGCTCCTGATGTTACTGATACTCCTGAGTGGAATATTGTTAAAGTAAGGGCTGATTCTTGTTGGCAAGAAGGTTATACCGGCGAAGGTATTGTAGTTGCCAACCTTGATACGGGGGTAGACATTACTCATCCGGCTCTAAGCGGAAAATGGAGAAGTTCCAATGGTTGGTTTGATGGTGTTAACGGTCGGGCAACTCCTTATGATGATAATGGACACGGGACACATACAATGGGAACAATTTGTGGTGGCGATGGATTAGGTCCTTTTGAAAACGATATTGGTGTTGCTCCAGGCGCCACTTTCATTTGTGCTAAAGGATTTAATAGTCTGGGACAAGGAAATACTAGTTGGATCGCTGCCTGTTTTGATTGGTTGGCTCAGTACGGTAGACCGAATTTAGTCTCTAAT
Proteins encoded in this window:
- the rocD gene encoding ornithine--oxo-acid transaminase, with protein sequence MRKEEYIDWAFKYSAKNYYPLPVVLSYGEGVYVYDVEGKKYLDMLSSYSALNQGHRHPKIIQALKEQADKLTLTSRAFHNDKFPLFCKYLCEITKKDKVLLMNTGAEAVETAIKAARKWGYLKKKVKENQAEIIVCENNFHGRTTTIISFSTEEQYKFGFGPFTPGFKIIPYDDLESLEKAINENTVGFLIEPIQGEGGVIVPKDGYLRKAKEICQKNNILLILDEIQTGLGRTGKLFCYQYEDAEPDILILGKALGGGVYPVSAICANENIMDVFTPGDHGSTFGGNPLACAVGIASLKVIIEENLPENAKIMGEYFINRLKEIKSPIIKEIRGKGLLIGVELKEKARPYCEKLMEKGILAKDTREDVIRFAPPLIIKKEEIDWAIERIKEVFQ